In Mycolicibacterium phocaicum, one DNA window encodes the following:
- a CDS encoding sigma-70 family RNA polymerase sigma factor: protein MTFSGDGLDAVVADAVAGNRDALRKVLETIRPIVVRYCRARFGVGERQGVSADDVAQEVCLAVITALPRYKDQGRPFLAFVYGIAAHKVADAHRAAGRNRAEATDDLPDRPSTELGPEQLAIDADSAARMNRLLSVLPEKQREILILRVVVGMSAEETAEAVGSTAGAVRVAQHRALARLKTEIGSTERGHA, encoded by the coding sequence ATGACATTTTCGGGAGATGGTCTCGATGCTGTCGTTGCTGACGCAGTTGCCGGCAATCGCGATGCGCTCCGCAAGGTGTTGGAAACCATCCGCCCGATCGTCGTTCGGTACTGCCGTGCGCGATTCGGGGTCGGCGAGCGACAGGGTGTTTCCGCAGACGATGTGGCTCAGGAGGTGTGTTTAGCTGTGATCACGGCGCTGCCGCGGTACAAGGACCAGGGACGGCCGTTCCTGGCTTTCGTGTACGGCATTGCCGCTCACAAGGTTGCTGACGCGCATCGTGCCGCCGGCCGCAACCGCGCTGAAGCCACCGACGATCTGCCGGACCGCCCCTCGACTGAGCTGGGCCCGGAGCAGTTGGCCATCGACGCCGACTCGGCGGCCCGGATGAACCGGTTGCTCTCGGTGCTGCCCGAGAAACAGCGCGAAATCCTGATCCTGCGTGTCGTCGTCGGCATGAGCGCCGAGGAGACCGCCGAGGCCGTCGGCAGCACCGCGGGCGCGGTCCGCGTCGCTCAGCATCGCGCGTTGGCGCGCTTGAAGACCGAGATCGGTTCGACGGAGCGCGGCCATGCCTGA
- a CDS encoding anti-sigma-D factor RsdA yields MPDSGQWSPGGGDPSLNEIRRVDRFFDALAADQHAYSTDSTEAELAFLLADWRDSIREPAVTTPVTARDAVAALQNGLHRKESRTSLTIVGSVAAALLCLGGFGTAIYAAGPNSSLYGLHTAMFGTDKASRDDQVMLAAQTEMQQVQQLIDNGQWQQAQEKLQALSPTVQSVDTPEHKQQLIQQWNALTYKVVEQDPAATLPPPGEPMPVLPSSPLTLLPVPVVETTSSSTSSSGTSTTTTSSTTSTSTDSSTTSTSAPTSTSEPTSTSGSATSSSATSATETASSSSASSSTVTSTPSSSTATSAPSTVPSTATATATGTSSITVPSSEPAVTNPPTATATQPATVAPSTQNPAPAQTVTTVAPTVTVPSVTTPAPTAPAAQPTAAPTTKEAQPEPTRERSVVTTTQAPSGSGSGSGSGSGSGHGPH; encoded by the coding sequence ATGCCTGACTCCGGACAATGGTCGCCGGGCGGCGGCGACCCCTCGCTCAACGAGATTCGGCGCGTCGACCGATTCTTCGACGCGCTCGCCGCCGACCAGCACGCGTACTCGACGGATTCCACGGAAGCCGAGCTGGCGTTCCTGCTCGCCGACTGGCGCGACAGCATTCGCGAACCCGCGGTGACGACGCCCGTCACGGCCCGCGACGCCGTCGCCGCATTGCAGAACGGGTTGCACCGCAAGGAATCTCGGACATCCCTGACGATCGTCGGCTCGGTTGCGGCCGCGCTGCTGTGCCTCGGTGGCTTCGGCACCGCGATCTACGCCGCCGGGCCGAACTCGTCGCTGTACGGCCTGCACACCGCGATGTTCGGCACCGACAAGGCCAGCCGTGACGACCAGGTGATGCTGGCTGCGCAGACCGAGATGCAACAGGTCCAGCAGCTGATCGACAACGGCCAGTGGCAGCAGGCGCAGGAGAAGCTGCAGGCGCTGAGCCCGACCGTGCAGAGCGTCGACACGCCAGAGCACAAGCAACAGCTCATCCAGCAGTGGAATGCCTTGACCTACAAGGTGGTTGAGCAGGATCCCGCGGCGACGCTGCCCCCGCCTGGAGAGCCGATGCCGGTCCTGCCGTCCTCGCCGCTGACCCTGCTGCCGGTGCCGGTCGTCGAGACCACGTCGTCGTCGACCTCGTCATCCGGCACGTCGACGACCACCACGTCATCCACGACGTCCACTTCGACCGACTCGTCCACGACGTCGACCAGTGCGCCGACCTCGACCTCGGAGCCGACGAGCACGTCTGGCTCGGCTACCTCGTCGAGCGCGACGTCTGCGACCGAGACGGCGAGTTCGTCATCGGCGAGCAGCTCGACCGTGACCTCGACGCCCTCGTCGTCGACGGCCACGTCCGCGCCGTCCACGGTGCCGTCGACCGCGACAGCGACCGCGACCGGGACATCGTCCATCACCGTGCCGTCGAGCGAGCCCGCCGTCACCAACCCGCCGACCGCGACGGCCACGCAGCCGGCCACCGTCGCGCCGTCGACGCAGAACCCGGCGCCGGCGCAGACGGTCACGACCGTCGCCCCGACTGTCACAGTGCCCTCGGTGACCACACCGGCCCCGACAGCCCCGGCAGCACAGCCGACCGCGGCGCCGACGACCAAGGAAGCGCAGCCGGAGCCGACACGGGAGCGGTCAGTCGTGACGACGACGCAGGCGCCGTCGGGGTCAGGCTCAGGCTCAGGATCGGGATCAGGATCGGGACACGGGCCGCACTGA